TGAATTTGCGGCTACGACTAGCGACGAACAACAGTCGAGGCCTTGCCATTGATCGGAGCAAGTAAGCACTTCTGAAGTCTTCCCCACGTATTAAAGATGCCCATTTCTTTGAGACGCACATGCATCTCATTAAGTATTTCAGAGGCAATCGTGCCAGAATCTCTATTTGCATGTCTAGAGCAAGTGTTTCGAAACTTGTgttcaccattttttttttttttctgctctaatgatatatatttttttgtgttggaGACAAATGCACAGATGTGAAATATTTATAGCAAATCTCAAGAGTTTGTTGTGAGTAGGTGACTTTAGTTTAACTTGTTGAGTTTTGTAATGCGcatatttttaatctaatttactttcatttaaacaaattaaagcaGATGTTTCACTTCCACACGTTAACGACTTACTAAAATTATTAGCCAATTAGAATAGAGATTATTAGATAAAACATGAAATCGACAGGGTTCCTTTCATTGTACACGGTTTAGTAGTTTAATTCATCGAATAAAATTGATTCACACGTCATAATATGGATGACATGAGTCacattgattaattatttgtaaCTGCATGAGAAAAAGATGTAATCACACGTAAAGtaatattatttatgaaaatttagcATATAAAAACTGAAAGTGACAGATTTGCTTTCAATTGTACACGGTTTAGTAGTTTAATTCTTTGAATGAGATTTGAATCATACGTCAAAATATAGATGAGAAAATtcacattaattattttgtaactGGATGAGTAAAAATATGTCCCACGTCAAAACCTACAAATTAGTAAGAGATTTGGTGTTAAGCGTGACTTAAAAGGTTTATCTTTCATCGTACACAATCCACAGAATCAATAGAAACACGTTTCTAACTTTTTAatggttttcacttttcacttTGATTATTTGTACACAATTTTTGAAAGGGACGTTTCACATACACGCATAAAAACTTACATACCACTTCTCttaaatatctttatttttcatcagGTTACTCGTTGAAGATTGTTTGGTAGGATTTAAAATTGAATACAATGATGTAATGttcttattattaattatactATTCAAAGTGTTATTGTTGGTTATAAGTACTTCACAAAGTTAAAAGTCCAGCCAAACAGTAAAAGTACAATATTTAAACCAAAGCAGAGAATAAAGATTGATCGCAACCAAAAACAACGTAGCAATTGCAAATCCGAATCTTTAACCGCACTCTCTTTTCTACTACCCATCATTTTAGGTTCTCCAAAACTTTGTTTAAGAGAAACTCTTATGACCACCGGTTTGTTATTGAGGCTAAGGTCGTGAGTAATGGTCTTGATGGTGCTACTTTAGATGGTTCGTTTCTggaaacatcaaaaaaaaaaaaaaaaaaaaaacactaagaGAAAGCAATTGTAGAGTATCAGGAAGAAGTACAGTTCTTGcattctagattttttttttttctttctttttttttggtaaacaaaattgtttgcTAAGAGGAGTCTTCCATTATAATTCTTACAACCAATCGGGAAATCGAAGTTCTAACTACAAGTATAATACTAGTAGATGAACACTTGAGAGATTCcctatcttttgtttctctcttgcAAGCAATCGGGtatcttatatttttcttttagcaAACGTTTTGTTACGAGCTAGTCAAATGCACTTTCTGTAGTACGTTGAAAAGAATATGATCTAGTTTTAGTAAAATGTGGGTAGTATTTGGGAAGCTTcagttttgttatttcttaGAAATTAAgacaaacaacaagaaaaataacaatgaaCAATTCCAATAAGATAGTACTAATTAATTGAGAaacaacattattatttagcataaataaaagattaacgacaacataaataaaaaatacgaACAATCCTTATAAGACCAGTACCACTTAAGAGAcaacattattatttaaaataactaAAGATTAACGACAGTAGAAATTTAGATTAACAATCCCACTAAGACTTGAAAGACAGAACAACCAACTCTTATTCTTCACATAAGCCAAGTACTATCAATATGATTCAAGAAGATTTGAATATTATGATAAGAAGAATGATTCAACGGAGGAAGATCCTTAAACAACTCCTCAAGCGTAAATCTTCTGAGATTCTTCGTGTTCTTATTGTAATACAACACAATGGGTGATTCGTCAACAAAATAGCGTGCTATGAAAACAAGTTCTCCTGTTCCAATGGTACCTTTGAAATGATACGTGCAATTATTGGTAGTTTCTTTCCAACGAGGAATCGTAATGATTTCGCTTAACCATTCTCCCATGTCATCTAGAACCCACATTTGCAAATCTCCAGTGTCGACGTCAACATTCTTCGCTACGGCAATTTTACCATTGTAATTAACCAAGTTCCAACCACGACAAAAGTTAACTTGCTGATTAGGTAATTTAATGACACTAAACTCTTCTGACCTCACATTAAACCTCATTAATAGAGATTTGCGACTAATGGACTGAGCTCCATAGTACAAATTTCCTTCTTTACATAGTACTTCAGTAGATGGATAATGACGTTTCCTACATTTGAACCGTCTCCAAGAATTTTTACCGGACCCCATCGTGTAAACATGGCATTTCCTAGAGGGCTTAAACCCGCGGGGCCCTGTTATACATAACACCTTGAATACTTCCGTAACTCCATCGTATCcgaaaaaagtttttttgaaaCTTAATGATGGAGCTTTGATCTTCGGTAAAGTCTGAATATTTTTGTACCCGGATTGTGAATGACAACCTCACTACCATTTCGAAGACAGATCAAACCTAGGATTGGTTGAGAAGCAATAAAACGTGGTGCATTGTTGGTGATACGCATAGGTTGTTGATGACAAGATGACAACAATGGTTCCTCCTCTTGATACAAAGTGTGAAACACCAATGACTTCTCACCTGTGCTTTCATTGGCAACGATCAACACACGAGGCCTTGTCATTGATCGGCGCATGTAAAGAGCTTTGAATTCTTCCCCACGGATAATAGATGCACATTTCTTTGAGACGAGGGTGAATTTCACCAAGGATTTTGGAGACAACCATAACAAAATCTCCTTTTGTAGATCTTCAGGAAGTGTTTCGAAATTTGAATtatccattttgtttttctctgaTGATATTATATTATGTGTTTGAGATAGATGAGGACTAGCAAACACACACAATTGATGATATTTATAGAGAATCTTCAGAGTTTGTTTCTAACGTGTTGAGTCATAAAACGCGTATATCCTTGAATTATACTTCACGCTTTACatctaaaaaccaaaagaagaaattttaattagttCCACACGTTAAAAACTTACTAAAATTATTGGCCAATTACCACAGAGATTATTGGATACCATGCATGAAAGTGACAGATTGTCTTTCGTCGTCGTACtcgtttttaatatttttattttcttcgaaTACAATTGAATCTTACGTCAAAATATAGATAACAAgttaaccatttttttaaaggatttcATCAGAGGCAACCGTGACATAATGTTCAATTGAATATTTTCAGGAAGTGTTTcgaaacattaattttttcGAAATTATatatctccattttctttcttctctaatgGTATTATTATGTGTCTGAGACAAAAACATAGATGTGATATATATTGTGTGGAAAGCAGAGTTGTTACCAACGTTGTGACTTGTGACTTTAGTTTAACTTTTTGAGTTGTAAAACgtatacatttttagtttacttgAATTTAGTTTCATGCTTACAtctaaaagcaaaaataaaaattttgacaaccacaaatatgttaaaaacTTACTAAAATTGTTGGCCAATTAGCATAGAGATTATTGGATACCAAGTATGACATTGACAGATTTTGACAGATTTTCTATTATCATACACGTTttagtaaacaaaattgtaaaaatggCTCCCACTTTACTTATGTGTAATTGCatgaacaaattttttttgtcaaactctCTGATATTTATGACAGCAAAGAAATTTGGTGCCAAAAGTGACTTTCATAGTATACTTCTAGTCCTCAATCCACAAGATTAGTTTAACTATAGAAAcactttttcatctttttaaaggtttgaacataattttgttgacctaaaaaatgtaatgttattgtattattattaaatatactGTTAAAGTACTTCACAGCTCGAGTTACAAAGTTTAGCCAAACTATAAAgaacaataaacaaaagaagaagaaaaagattgatcACAGCAAAAAAGCAACGTTAGCAATTGTAAATCCGAAGCTTAATTTAGCCGCACTCTGTTTTCTGTTACCGAAAATTTTTAGGATCTCCAAAACCATGTTTAGAAGAAACTCTTATGACCGCATGGTTTGttacaaaatcaattcaaatatAGAGAATATCATACACATCTAGTAGTCAATCGACAACGTTAACCcacaaaatcaattcaaatatACAGACacgttttaactttttaaaaggttttcacttttcagttttcacttAAGTAATTTGTACACAATTACAGGGAGGTTTAACGTATACGCATTAAACTTATTTGTCGATTCTTTTTAAACCTCTATTTTTCATCTTGTTTATCGTTGAGGAATGTTTGGTTTATGTCGGTatgtaaatttgaaataaaatgaatgtAATGTTATTATCAAGAAGTATACTTATCAGAGTGGTACAATTAGTTTACGTACTTGCAAAGTTACAAAAGTTCAGCCTAACAGTAACAGAACAATGAATAAAAGCAGAGGAAGATGACCAATCGCAACAGAAAGCGATACAGCCAACCACAAAATTCAAACAGCCACCTATCCATTTAGTTGCCGCTCTTTCGAGAACCAGTCCTCTGTTTTATTACAACCACCATAAGACTACTCATTTGCAAACCTTTAGCCGCACTTAGTATTCTATTTATACACCATTACCTTTACCATTTTAGCTTCTTCAAAACCGTGTTTATAAGAAACTCTTGTGACCTCCCGGTTTGTAATTGAGGCTGAGGTCACGGGTAGTAATCTTGATAGTGCTACTTTAGATGTCTCGGTATGAAAAGATTTAGAGAAATCAAGTTTAGAGTATTATAAGTTGATGGCTAATACTTTGTTGGGTGTTTAGAAGATATAATTATAGTACACTTTTGACAAATTGGGAAACCATTAGATTGTTGGAGTTCGAGTCTCGGTCTTTTTGTTCGATGTTTGAGGTTAAGCCTCAACGGTTTTCTGTGGTCTTAATTGCTTTTGATATCACAGAACCAATATGTAagtaaagagaaagataaacagAGTTccatcatttttgtttggaaagaAATATATAGTACCTATTGGCAGCTACATTGATATGCTTTACGTTTTCCAGAGACTTGTATCCAGATGCAGAGGAGGAGGGTGTTTCCGAAGCATGAGATGGCTATGAGTAGACCAAGAAGCACATTAGGTTTAGAATGTGACACACACAATGcaacaatcaacaaattcAAGGACCTTCTTCCTTGCGGAATCAAGATCCAGAGCCCGATCACAAGCGTCTATCGTCTTTAGCAGAACATCCTCTGGCAGTTGGTTCCCTTTTGTGGTTAAAGCAGTAACTAAAAGAACCATGATCATAGCAGATGGAAGAAGGCCTTCAAGATCAACAAGTTTTAAATCCATCTCATTGCCAATTCTTTTCACAACACGAGCATAATCGATTGGGTGAGGAACAAGCAACTCAAGCTCTTGAAACTTAACTCTATACTTGTCACGGATAAAGTTTTGGACGATGACTATTTCATTCTCAATATCAACTAAGAGCTGCTTGCAGTCCACGATTAGCTTCTTGTACTCTAATACAGATCCTTCAAGAGCCTCTTCCACTTGCTGCATTATATCAGCATATCTCCGACTTTTTTGTAGCTTTGAAACACTATCGAGATCATCGTAGGTAAGGGTATTTAATTCTGTCATGTCCATACCAATATCTTCAAGAGTTGCCTACAACAAAACAGATCCAACGTATTTAGTTTGCAAGTTTCAAGCACAGACCAAAGCAGAGAGgatttaaacaaatacaacgaaaaaaggaagaagcaatATCTAATTATCTCCGAAACCCTATAATTGAAATTGACGATGAAACTTAAGAGTCAAGACAATGGCATATCAAAACAACTGGTGAAGAAACTACGATTAATGAATGAAATAGACAACTTCAGAGAGGTGTTTGGTTAATGAAACGCTTACCGTAGCTTCTTCAATTTGGAACGCAAAAGTTTAGTGATTCTCTTGCAGTTAGATTAAATGGAAATAGAAATCATCATCGTTCGGCAAATCCCTAATATATAGAGAAGTCAATAAGTCGGCAATCACAATTGGGCCAATTTAGGTGGGCCTTTTCGTATTTAACTTGGTAAATGGGCCTCTGCAAATTCCCGTTTAGGAATCATATCATCTTACTATTACTTTTCTAGAAATATTCTATTTACAATAGTTACTCTTTTGAGTTCCTTTacttattttgataaatacatttatataaagaaaattctaAATCAACTACTTTTAAATAGcaaaaagttaataattttttttgcaacaacaaaaaaaagaagctaatcTAAAACGAATAGTCACTACAATTTCGTTCTAGGTAATAGATGGGACAATGATACCGTATAGAAgtttttatgtaataaaattgTAATGATCAATGGCTTCAATGCCAAGAAGttttaacaattaacatacacatataatctggaaaaagagagaaagaaggaaagtTCAAATCTTCGTTCAAACATCAATTAGACAAATATAGAAGTTTCAAACGTTGGTTACAGCTTTATTGTTTGAGCTTTTGAAATAGAAGCAGCAAAGTTGAAGTTttgaattaacaaaaagaaatcaaagaagttgGAGAGGAATCATCAACATgagagaatgaagaaagatGAGTCAAAGTGTctttttttatctcaaaaGAGTTTTATATGTTCCGGTAGCTTTCTTTCTTAAGAGAAGGCAAAAGCAGGAGTGGTCTTGAAATCGAGCTCCCAGAGATCAAACGTTCCTTTGACGAAATTGTAGTGACCTCCTCTTATTGCAAGTGTGTTCTTCACCACCTCAGCTCTCACGAATGGGTACGAAAGCAAGTTTCCAAGCGATACGTTCACAGCTTCCTGCACAAGATAACACATTTATTGATAAGCCATTTCTCAAGAACATAAGTAAACAGAGCAAAGATAGTTATTATTACCTTCTCACACTTGTTGCATTGATCATCGTAGCTCAAGTCTTTATGTTCCTCCTTGATCTTGTTCCTCGCTGATGCGCCTATCTTCACCCAATTTTCAATGAAGTCACTGCCATTGTTTAGAGGATTTCCATCGTGTTAGAGATCGATTAATCTTATCATctcaaagactcaaacttATCCCACAAGAAAGTCATATATCGAACAATCTTGATTCACAACTCAGGCTAAATCAAGATTAATGAGTTAGTAATTACCTTTGAGTTGGGGCAGCATCATCTTCAATGGACATGAGTCCCTTAATACCACCACAGCAGCTATGGCCTATCACCAAAATGTTCTCCACCTACAAATAAATTGatactattaaaaaaagtgAACTGTTGACTCTGAATAAAAAAGTAGTTGCAAGTTGATGCATTAAGACCCATTTCTAATATCGAACATTATccaaaaatgattcaaaaaagATAATCCTAGTGGCTAAAAGGAAAAGGAGAACAGGGTTTAGGTGGATGAAATGGGTCCAAATAACAGAGTGACTAGACATCAACTTTTAGTAAGAACCATGTGCAAGCAAAAATGCATAACAACGACTTAAAATAATGAGCACTATGAAAAGAGCCAAACTTTGGATGATTACTGATAAGTGATAACTTATAAGAATACTAACAAAGTTTGCTTATTTATTAATTCAATCTAAGTGTCTATCCTTAAAAATAGGTATATTTTGTTCATGTACCTTGAGATGTACAACTGCGTATTCAACGGCGGCGCCAACTCCAGAGTGTCTCTTCtgataaattatcaaaaccaCTTTGGTGTTAGTTATTTGATCTCAGACAAGAACAAGAGTGAAATGGCTTGGTAATGAACCTGGTCAAAAGGTGGAACCATATTGGCTATGTTTCTGACAACAAAAGCCTCACCAGGTTGGAAATTCAAGATGTGAGATGGACAAACTCGAGAATCAGAGCAAGCAAACACCAGAAACTGccataatcaaaaaaaaaaaatcaacatcattttcaaattcattaaCTCTATAATAAGAAAGTGGACCATCTTTGGTtccaataattgtttttgctAATTCATAAAGTCAAACATCATCGTTGGATTATTAAAAAGCTTGTCACACTCTTTTGTTCGTATTAACCTATTTTTTAGGTATtagtcaaagaagaaaataagtaaatgaacagagaaaaagagagagatttgagaaaaGCTAAAACCTTTGGGGTCTGAGTCTTGGCAAGATGATTGAACAAAGTACTATTCTTCctgaaaaaaattatgaacagagagatttcatcaaaatccATGAATcaaccttaaaaaaaattcagaatttctttttaaaaaaccacctttttatgtttctgttattgcatatACTAATTGGAATATACCTTCttaatacaatttaattagCTTTTAATCACCTTTTTTTAGCACTATCACATGAATAAAAACAGTAATGCTAagtgaataagaaaaaataaaggtaGGTTTATCATTAATGGACCACTCCACCGTCATGAAAATTCTTCTTTACAGAACAAAAAcgaatttaattatattcttttcCTTAAATAACGTTAAAAAGTTTAGTAATTTAAATACTTACAAATATTTCTCGGTTTTGAATTGAGTAAAACCGGTCTTGATTCGTTCAATTGCGTCTGAATTGCTTGAGTCAAGCTCCTTTAGCTCCGCCGTCAACGCTTTGATCT
This sequence is a window from Arabidopsis thaliana chromosome 1 sequence. Protein-coding genes within it:
- a CDS encoding F-box and associated interaction domains-containing protein (F-box and associated interaction domains-containing protein; CONTAINS InterPro DOMAIN/s: F-box domain, cyclin-like (InterPro:IPR001810), F-box domain, Skp2-like (InterPro:IPR022364), F-box associated domain, type 3 (InterPro:IPR013187), F-box associated interaction domain (InterPro:IPR017451); BEST Arabidopsis thaliana protein match is: F-box and associated interaction domains-containing protein (TAIR:AT1G70960.1); Has 695 Blast hits to 682 proteins in 11 species: Archae - 0; Bacteria - 0; Metazoa - 0; Fungi - 0; Plants - 695; Viruses - 0; Other Eukaryotes - 0 (source: NCBI BLink).) codes for the protein MDNSNFETLPEDLQKEILLWLSPKSLVKFTLVSKKCASIIRGEEFKALYMRRSMTRPRVLIVANESTGEKSLVFHTLYQEEEPLLSSCHQQPMRITNNAPRFIASQPILGLICLRNGSEVVIHNPGPRGFKPSRKCHVYTMGSGKNSWRRFKCRKRHYPSTEVLCKEGNLYYGAQSISRKSLLMRFNVRSEEFSVIKLPNQQVNFCRGWNLVNYNGKIAVAKNVDVDTGDLQMWVLDDMGEWLSEIITIPRWKETTNNCTYHFKGTIGTGELVFIARYFVDESPIVLYYNKNTKNLRRFTLEELFKDLPPLNHSSYHNIQIFLNHIDSTWLM
- a CDS encoding NOSIC domain protein (FUNCTIONS IN: molecular_function unknown; INVOLVED IN: biological_process unknown; LOCATED IN: cellular_component unknown; EXPRESSED IN: egg cell; CONTAINS InterPro DOMAIN/s: NOSIC (InterPro:IPR012976); BEST Arabidopsis thaliana protein match is: pre-mRNA processing ribonucleoprotein binding region-containing protein (TAIR:AT1G60170.1); Has 484 Blast hits to 484 proteins in 190 species: Archae - 0; Bacteria - 0; Metazoa - 149; Fungi - 134; Plants - 124; Viruses - 0; Other Eukaryotes - 77 (source: NCBI BLink).), producing the protein MDMTELNTLTYDDLDSVSKLQKSRRYADIMQQVEEALEGSVLEYKKLIVDCKQLLVDIENEIVIVQNFIRDKYRVKFQELELLVPHPIDYARVVKRIGNEMDLKLVDLEGLLPSAMIMVLLVTALTTKGNQLPEDVLLKTIDACDRALDLDSARKKPSHASETPSSSASGYKSLENVKHINVAANSTIKITTRDLSLNYKPGGLVLERAATKWIGGCLNFVVGCIAFCCDWSSSSAFIHCSVTVRLNFCNFASTKQSAAKLSFGFTIANVAFLL
- a CDS encoding NOSIC domain protein (CONTAINS InterPro DOMAIN/s: NOSIC (InterPro:IPR012976); BEST Arabidopsis thaliana protein match is: pre-mRNA processing ribonucleoprotein binding region-containing protein (TAIR:AT1G60170.1); Has 35333 Blast hits to 34131 proteins in 2444 species: Archae - 798; Bacteria - 22429; Metazoa - 974; Fungi - 991; Plants - 531; Viruses - 0; Other Eukaryotes - 9610 (source: NCBI BLink).); its protein translation is MDMTELNTLTYDDLDSVSKLQKSRRYADIMQQVEEALEGSVLEYKKLIVDCKQLLVDIENEIVIVQNFIRDKYRVKFQELELLVPHPIDYARVVKRIGNEMDLKLVDLEGLLPSAMIMVLLVTALTTKGNQLPEDVLLKTIDACDRALDLDSARKKPSHASETPSSSASGYKSLENVKHINVAANSSTIKITTRDLSLNYKPGGHKSFL
- a CDS encoding NOSIC domain protein (CONTAINS InterPro DOMAIN/s: NOSIC (InterPro:IPR012976); BEST Arabidopsis thaliana protein match is: pre-mRNA processing ribonucleoprotein binding region-containing protein (TAIR:AT1G60170.1); Has 479 Blast hits to 479 proteins in 178 species: Archae - 0; Bacteria - 0; Metazoa - 125; Fungi - 138; Plants - 124; Viruses - 0; Other Eukaryotes - 92 (source: NCBI BLink).); protein product: MDMTELNTLTYDDLDSVSKLQKSRRYADIMQQVEEALEGSVLEYKKLIVDCKQLLVDIENEIVIVQNFIRDKYRVKFQELELLVPHPIDYARVVKRIGNEMDLKLVDLEGLLPSAMIMVLLVTALTTKGNQLPEDVLLKTIDACDRALDLDSARKKVLEFVDCCIVCVTF
- the BCA4 gene encoding beta carbonic anhydrase 4 (beta carbonic anhydrase 4 (BCA4); FUNCTIONS IN: carbonate dehydratase activity, zinc ion binding; INVOLVED IN: response to carbon dioxide, carbon utilization, regulation of stomatal movement; LOCATED IN: plasma membrane, chloroplast envelope; EXPRESSED IN: 25 plant structures; EXPRESSED DURING: 12 growth stages; CONTAINS InterPro DOMAIN/s: Carbonic anhydrase, prokaryotic-like, conserved site (InterPro:IPR015892), Carbonic anhydrase (InterPro:IPR001765); BEST Arabidopsis thaliana protein match is: beta carbonic anhydrase 3 (TAIR:AT1G23730.1); Has 4978 Blast hits to 4963 proteins in 1494 species: Archae - 34; Bacteria - 3837; Metazoa - 59; Fungi - 209; Plants - 361; Viruses - 0; Other Eukaryotes - 478 (source: NCBI BLink).), which codes for MATESYEAAIKGLNDLLSTKADLGNVAAAKIKALTAELKELDSSNSDAIERIKTGFTQFKTEKYLKNSTLFNHLAKTQTPKFLVFACSDSRVCPSHILNFQPGEAFVVRNIANMVPPFDQKRHSGVGAAVEYAVVHLKVENILVIGHSCCGGIKGLMSIEDDAAPTQSDFIENWVKIGASARNKIKEEHKDLSYDDQCNKCEKEAVNVSLGNLLSYPFVRAEVVKNTLAIRGGHYNFVKGTFDLWELDFKTTPAFAFS
- the BCA4 gene encoding beta carbonic anhydrase 4 (beta carbonic anhydrase 4 (BCA4); FUNCTIONS IN: carbonate dehydratase activity, zinc ion binding; INVOLVED IN: response to carbon dioxide, carbon utilization, regulation of stomatal movement; LOCATED IN: plasma membrane, chloroplast envelope; EXPRESSED IN: 25 plant structures; EXPRESSED DURING: 12 growth stages; CONTAINS InterPro DOMAIN/s: Carbonic anhydrase, prokaryotic-like, conserved site (InterPro:IPR015892), Carbonic anhydrase (InterPro:IPR001765); BEST Arabidopsis thaliana protein match is: beta carbonic anhydrase 3 (TAIR:AT1G23730.1); Has 4986 Blast hits to 4971 proteins in 1496 species: Archae - 34; Bacteria - 3845; Metazoa - 59; Fungi - 209; Plants - 361; Viruses - 0; Other Eukaryotes - 478 (source: NCBI BLink).), whose amino-acid sequence is MAPAFGKCFMFCCAKTSPEKDEMATESYEAAIKGLNDLLSTKADLGNVAAAKIKALTAELKELDSSNSDAIERIKTGFTQFKTEKYLKNSTLFNHLAKTQTPKFLVFACSDSRVCPSHILNFQPGEAFVVRNIANMVPPFDQKRHSGVGAAVEYAVVHLKVENILVIGHSCCGGIKGLMSIEDDAAPTQSDFIENWVKIGASARNKIKEEHKDLSYDDQCNKCEKEAVNVSLGNLLSYPFVRAEVVKNTLAIRGGHYNFVKGTFDLWELDFKTTPAFAFS